A window of the Helianthus annuus cultivar XRQ/B chromosome 4, HanXRQr2.0-SUNRISE, whole genome shotgun sequence genome harbors these coding sequences:
- the LOC110934217 gene encoding fasciclin-like arabinogalactan protein 1: MHPPAAISLLFLLLLTITTTTNGHNITRILQKNPEFSTFNHYLTLTHLAGEINRRQTITVCAVDNAAMSDLTAKGLSLETIKNVLSLHVFADYYGAKKLHEITKGSTSTATMYQATGEAPGTTGFVHITDAKGGKVRFTPEDNPSQTDVVFVKSVLEMPYNISVIQISQGNFDLVW, encoded by the exons ATGCATCCACCGGCGGCGATCTCTCtcctcttcctcctcctcttaaccatcaccaccaccaccaatggTCACAACATCACCCGTATCCTCCAAAAGAACCCAGAATTCTCAACCTTCAACCACTATCTAACCCTAACCCACCTCGCCGGAGAGATCAACCGTCGGCAAACCATCACTGTCTGTGCCGTCGACAATGCCGCCATGTCCGACTTAACCGCGAAAGGCCTCTCACTCGAAACCATCAAAAATGTCCTCTCACTTCACGTCTTTGCAGACTATTATGGCGCCAAAAAGCTCCACGAGATCACCAAAGGCtccacctccaccgccaccatGTACCAAGCCACCGGCGAAGCCCCTGGCACCACCGGATTCGTTCACATCACCGACGCTAAAGGTGGTAAAGTTCGGTTCACCCCTGAAGATAATCCCTCTCAAACCGACGTCGTTTTTGTGAAATCGGTTCTTGAAATGCCCTACAACATTTCTGTCATCCAGATCAGCCAG ggtaattttgatcttgtatggtGA